In Hyphomicrobiales bacterium, a single genomic region encodes these proteins:
- a CDS encoding GFA family protein: MTTHKSTCHCGAVELALNLPNGLVDMRRCDCSMCSRRGTIAATVPLEDLTVVKGADNLSLYQFRTNTAKHYFCKTCGIYTHHQRRSHPNTYGINIACIEGVDPYAQKDVPVTDGKNHVSDRI; this comes from the coding sequence ATGACCACCCACAAATCCACCTGCCATTGCGGCGCTGTTGAACTGGCGCTCAACCTTCCAAATGGTCTTGTTGATATGCGGCGGTGTGATTGTTCTATGTGTTCGCGCAGAGGCACCATCGCGGCGACTGTGCCGCTTGAAGACCTTACGGTCGTGAAGGGTGCGGATAATCTAAGTCTTTATCAATTTCGCACCAACACGGCGAAGCATTATTTTTGCAAGACCTGCGGCATCTACACCCACCACCAGCGCCGATCACACCCCAACACCTACGGCATTAACATTGCCTGTATTGAGGGCGTTGATCCTTATGCGCAAAAAGATGTTCCGGTCACCGATGGCAAGAACCATGTGAGTGACCGGATTTAA
- a CDS encoding HAMP domain-containing methyl-accepting chemotaxis protein: MAKYLSKIGLGTKIYLNVGAGLLALCIVALFSYTQVKAIGVELTAVAEEDIPFTAKLSRATTSQLEQTIQLERMLKYTAEAQLFKLEPSHFEKAKKKFFTHGEIVKQELIASEKLAESIISHANDEKIEQKFTNLLTLLKTIEHEHDEFETHVKDLIKSLASDNLEATIKIGEKIDAEAEHLDHEIQKALAEVTSFTLEATQRASEHEHQTEFWLIVVSLSSMLAITIFSLYMVQTSILKPLKYTMQTIERLTIGRINEEVVTESKDEIGTMLRGLEGFRLKLVENTELEKAVNEANQETMIRAGKIEDLNNNFDEQVGDILTSVAGAAQQLNGTAETMSSTSQQTQSQSEQIQFMTDRASSNAQSVSSAVEELTASTREIRSQIDRATTVTQEAVSEVQEVQTETTVMVDNAQKIYEVVELISNITEQTNLLALNATIEAARAGDAGKGFAVVASEVKQLANQTATATEQITGQIMSMQENTQKTAGAIEVIVDRISNTNEAIETISVAVEQQGLAIDEININVLQVSESTQEISTTMDGVTSAADETGKSATEVLGAVKQLNAESQSLRDEINQFLSSVKVA, translated from the coding sequence GTGGCTAAATATCTTTCAAAAATTGGTCTTGGTACCAAAATTTACCTGAACGTCGGTGCAGGCTTATTGGCATTGTGCATAGTGGCACTGTTTTCCTACACTCAAGTCAAGGCAATCGGTGTTGAACTTACCGCTGTTGCGGAAGAAGACATCCCGTTCACAGCTAAACTCAGTAGAGCAACAACAAGTCAGCTTGAACAAACCATCCAACTTGAACGGATGTTGAAGTACACAGCCGAAGCGCAGCTGTTTAAGCTCGAGCCTTCTCACTTTGAAAAAGCTAAAAAGAAGTTTTTCACCCATGGTGAGATCGTGAAACAAGAGCTTATTGCTTCCGAGAAACTTGCAGAGTCTATTATCTCTCATGCCAATGATGAGAAAATTGAACAGAAGTTTACAAATCTTCTAACGCTTCTAAAGACAATTGAACACGAGCATGATGAATTCGAAACTCATGTTAAAGACCTAATAAAATCACTCGCTTCTGACAATCTTGAAGCCACAATAAAAATCGGCGAAAAAATTGATGCTGAGGCTGAACACCTTGATCATGAAATCCAAAAAGCTCTCGCAGAAGTAACCTCCTTCACATTGGAGGCGACCCAAAGAGCATCAGAGCATGAACATCAAACCGAGTTCTGGCTCATTGTTGTATCTTTGTCATCGATGTTAGCAATTACCATTTTTTCACTCTACATGGTTCAAACTTCAATACTAAAGCCATTGAAATACACCATGCAGACAATCGAGCGTCTAACTATTGGGCGCATCAATGAAGAGGTTGTTACTGAGTCTAAAGATGAAATTGGCACCATGCTTAGAGGTTTAGAAGGTTTCCGTCTTAAGCTCGTTGAGAATACAGAGCTTGAAAAAGCCGTGAACGAAGCAAACCAAGAAACCATGATCCGCGCTGGCAAAATTGAAGATTTAAACAATAACTTTGATGAACAAGTGGGTGACATATTGACCTCTGTCGCTGGCGCTGCCCAACAACTAAATGGCACAGCAGAAACGATGTCCAGCACGTCACAACAAACGCAAAGCCAGAGTGAACAAATTCAGTTCATGACGGATAGAGCATCAAGCAATGCACAATCTGTTAGCTCGGCTGTTGAAGAGCTCACCGCTTCAACCAGAGAAATCAGATCACAAATCGATCGTGCAACGACTGTCACGCAAGAAGCCGTGTCCGAAGTACAAGAAGTACAAACCGAGACGACAGTGATGGTAGATAACGCTCAGAAGATTTACGAAGTCGTAGAATTAATTTCCAACATCACTGAGCAAACCAATTTGCTTGCTCTTAACGCGACGATTGAAGCGGCCCGTGCAGGCGACGCCGGCAAAGGTTTCGCAGTTGTTGCTTCAGAAGTAAAACAGCTCGCAAATCAAACGGCTACAGCAACAGAGCAAATCACTGGTCAAATAATGTCCATGCAGGAAAACACACAGAAAACTGCAGGCGCTATTGAAGTCATCGTCGATCGGATCTCGAATACAAACGAAGCGATTGAAACCATATCAGTTGCGGTTGAACAGCAAGGCCTCGCTATTGACGAAATAAACATCAATGTTTTGCAAGTTTCTGAAAGCACGCAAGAAATCTCAACTACCATGGATGGGGTTACGTCAGCAGCAGATGAAACTGGTAAGTCAGCAACCGAAGTTCTAGGTGCCGTAAAACAGTTGAACGCAGAATCGCAAAGTTTGCGTGACGAAATCAACCAATTCCTATCTTCAGTTAAAGTCGCATAG